One genomic window of Glycine soja cultivar W05 chromosome 9, ASM419377v2, whole genome shotgun sequence includes the following:
- the LOC114425712 gene encoding transmembrane protein 230-like: MYVDHAFSISDEDVMMGTSYTVNNKPPIKEIALAVSLLVCGVLGIVIGSLMAYNHVGGDTAHGIFFAILGFILFIPGFYYTRIAYYAYKGYKGFSFSNIPPV; this comes from the exons ATGTACGTTGATCACGCGTTTTCGATTTCGGACGAGGATGTCATGATGGGAACCTCGTACACCGTCAACAACAAACCCCCCATCAAGGAGATCGCCCTCGCCGTTTCCCTCCTCGTTTGCGGCGTCCTCGGCATCGTCATCGGTTCCCTCATGGCCTACAACCATGTCGGCGGCGACACTGCTCACg GGATCTTCTTTGCAATTCTGGGATTTATCTTGTTCATACCGGGTTTCTACTACACGCGGATTGCGTATTATGCTTACAAAGGATACAAAGGGTTCTCTTTCTCTAACATACCACCCGTGTAG
- the LOC114366932 gene encoding glutaredoxin-C4, with the protein MVARLAVTALVLIALATISLQSSASASSVGKFVDETITSHKIVIFSKTYCPYCRRAKAVFKELNQVPHVVELDEREDGSKIQDIMVNIVGRRTVPQVFINGKHLGGSDDTVEAYESGHLHKLLGIEKKDHDDL; encoded by the exons ATGGTTGCGAGACTCGCGGTAACAGCGCTGGTGCTGATAGCTTTGGCAACAATTTCTCTCCAATCTTCAGCTTCAGCTTCATCAGTGGGTAAATTCGTCGACGAAACCATCACTTCCCACAAGATCGTCATTTTTTCCAAGACCTATTGCCC GTACTGTAGAAGAGCAAAAGCTGTTTTCAAAGAGTTGAACCAAGTTCCACATGTTGTTGAGCTCGATGAGAGAG AGGATGGTTCAAAGATTCAGGATATCATGGTTAATATTGTTGGGAGGCGTACTGTGCCACAAGTTTTCATCAATGGAAAACACCTTGGAGGCTCAGATG ATACTGTTGAAGCTTACGAGAGCGGACACCTGCATAAACTTCTAGGAATCGAGAAAAAGGATCATGATGATCTCTGA